Proteins encoded by one window of Fusarium graminearum PH-1 chromosome 1, whole genome shotgun sequence:
- a CDS encoding dicarboxylic amino acid permease, translated as MASHDVEKKDLGYDVASPPTKDVGLGEDQHIRGLETSAETSLHRGLKARHITMIAIGGAIGTGLIIGTGKALAQAGPGSVFICYTVVGFVVFLVMAALGEMAAWLPMSAGFTGYASRFCDPSLGFALGWTYWFKYIIVTPNQLTAAALVIQYWVDRDTVNPGVFIAIFLVIICVINYFGIRFFGELEFWLSSFKVITIIGIILFSLVLALGGGPDHDRKGFRYWSNPGAFKPYIMEGDAGRFLGFWSCMVNATFAYLGTELVGVTVAEAQNPRKTIPRAIKLTFYRILFFYFPSVLLVGMIVPYNSEELAFATTAKAGASASPFVVAGTIAGVRVVPHIINACICIFVFSASNSDLYIASRTLYGLASDGSAPAIFKKTNKDGVPIYALGMSASFCLLAFMNVSDDSTKVFGYFVNLTTIFGLLSWISILTTHIFWCRAKKAQGLANEALPYVAPFGMWGSVGALAMCILIALTKNYDVFVRDKETGKIMGGEKYKTFITGYLGIPVYLILIFGHKFITKSRGIKAHEVDFYTGKDVIDREEEEFLAAQAARREAEGPNRGGWFYKTFVSWLF; from the exons ATGGCGTCTCACGACGTCGAAAAGAAAGACCTGGGCTACGATGTCGCATCGCCACCAACCAAAGATGTCGGCCTCGGCGAAGATCAGCACATTCGAGGTCTCGAGACGAGCGCCGAGACGTCTCTCCACAGAGGCCTCAAGGCGCGACACATCACCATGATTGCCATTGGTGGTGCTATCGGAACTGGTCTCATTATCGGTACCGGCAAGGCTCTCGCCCAAGCTGGTCCTGGCTCTGTCTTTATCTGTTATACTGTTGTCGGTTTTgtcgtctttcttgtcatGGCTGCTCTTGGTGAGATGGCTGCTTGGTTGCCCATGTCTGCTGGTTTCACTGGTTACGCTTCTCGATTCTGtgatccttctcttggttTTGCGCTCGGCTGGAC ATATTGGTTCAAATACATCATCGTCACGCCTAACCAACTTACCGCTGCTGCCCTCGTCATTCAATACTGGGTCGATCGAGATACAGTCAATCCGGGTGTCTTTATCGCCATAttccttgtcatcatctgcGTTATCAACTACTTCGGTATCCGATTCTTTGGTGAACTCGAATTCTGGCTTTCCTCATTCAaagtcatcaccatcatcggtATAATTCTGTTCTCTCTCGTCCTGGCTCTCGGCGGTGGCCCTGACCATGACCGAAAGGGTTTCCGATACTGGAGCAACCCTGG TGCCTTCAAGCCTTATATCATGGAAGGCGACGCTGGACGATTCCTCGGCTTCTGGTCCTGCATGGTCAACGCTACCTTTGCCTACCTCGGAACCGAACTCGTCGGTGTCACAGTCGCCGAGGCCCAGAACCCTCGCAAGACCATCCCCCGCGCCATCAAGCTCACATTTTACCGaatcctcttcttctacttTCCCTCcgtcctcctcgtcggcATGATCGTCCCATACAACTCCGAGGAGCTTGCCTTTGCCACCACGGCCAAGGCCGGTGCTTCTGCCTCGCCCTTTGTCGTTGCTGGTACCATCGCAGGTGTCCGCGTCGTCCcccacatcatcaacgcctGTATCtgcatctttgtcttttccgCCTCCAACTCGGATCTGTACATTGCTAGCCGAACTCTCTACGGTCTTGCTTCCGACGGTTCAGCCcccgccatcttcaaaaagaccaacaaggacggTGTTCCCATCTACGCCCTCGGCATGTCTGCTTCGTTCTGTCTGCTCGCCTTCATGAACGTCTCCGACGACTCCACAAAGGTCTTTGGCTACTTTGTCAACCTGACCACCATCTTCGGTCTCCTGTCCTGGATCTCCATCCTCACCACTCACATCTTCTGGTGCCGCGCCAAGAAGGCTCAAGGTCTGGCCAACGAGGCTCTCCCCTACGTCGCCCCCTTCGGCATGTGGGGATCAGTTGGTGCTCTCGCCATGTGTATCCTCATCGCCTTGACCAAGAACTACGACGTCTTTGTCCGCGACAAGGAGACGGGTAAGATCATGGGCGGCGAGAAGTACAAGACCTTCATCACAGGTTACCTGGGTATTCCCGTCTATCTGATCCTCATATTCGGCCACAAGTTCATCACCAAGTCTCGTGGCATCAAGGCTCATGAAGTCGACTTCTACACCGGCAAGGATGTCATTGACcgtgaggaggaggagttCCTTGCTGCCCAGGCTGCCAGACGCGAGGCTGAGGGCCCCAACCGTGGTGGATGGTTCTACAAGACCTTTGTTTCATGGCTGTTCTAA